DNA sequence from the Leptospirillum ferrooxidans C2-3 genome:
CAAGATTGCACCAGCTCTTGCGTCACCATCAAGTTTGGTGAAGATCAATCCATCAAGGCCAATCTTCTGGTCAAATGCCTGTGCAACTCGAACAGATTCCTGACCGGTCATTGCGTCAAGAACAAGGAGGGACTCTTTTGGGTTGTAAAGAGCCTTCAGTTCTTTAAGCTCTTGCATAAGATCTTCATCGATCGAAAGCCGCCCTGCAGTATCGATGATGACAACCTCGTGCATACCTTCAATCCACCGGCGCCGGACATCCGGATACATATCCTTTGGCCTTGTGACATTCTCCTTTGGCAAAACAACAGGAACACCAACCTGCTCGCCCAACACCTTCAGCTGTTCGACAGCTGCGAGACGTTGGAGATCCGATGCCACCATCAGGACACGTTTTCCCGATTGTCGGAAATGATATGCAAGCTTCGCAACGGTTGTGGTTTTACCGGAACCTTGCAGTCCCATCAGGAAGATAATTGTGGGGGGCTTTGAGGAGAGCTGTATATTTGACTTATTCTCTCCAAGAATCCGGACAATCTCAAGGTAGAGCTCCTTCAAAACCGTCTCGACAGGAGTCATTGCTTTTGCAATCTCTGCGCCGACTAACTTCTGGCGCAATGCATCGACAAGCTTTGTGACAACGTCAAGTGTCACATCGGCTTCGAGAAGAGCTATCCGGATCTCCTGAAGTGTTTCCGCAACCTGAGATTCAGTCAGAAGACCTTTTCCGGTGATTTTTCTCAGAATTTGATCAAAACGCTGCGACAATCC
Encoded proteins:
- the ffh gene encoding signal recognition particle protein is translated as MFEGLSQRFDQILRKITGKGLLTESQVAETLQEIRIALLEADVTLDVVTKLVDALRQKLVGAEIAKAMTPVETVLKELYLEIVRILGENKSNIQLSSKPPTIIFLMGLQGSGKTTTVAKLAYHFRQSGKRVLMVASDLQRLAAVEQLKVLGEQVGVPVVLPKENVTRPKDMYPDVRRRWIEGMHEVVIIDTAGRLSIDEDLMQELKELKALYNPKESLLVLDAMTGQESVRVAQAFDQKIGLDGLIFTKLDGDARAGAILSIRSVLGKPIKFIGTGEKTDRLEPFYPDRVASRIIGMGDIQTLIEKAQHAVTKEDAEKMVNRVTKNQITFDDFLDQIRTMRKMGSVNDILSMIPGASSVKDKLDMGVVEKEMKRTEAVILSMTKKERNSPEIIDGSRRRRIASGSGTTVQVVNQVLRQFEQVRKMMRTALKPNGKRALRSMLPF